A part of Amblyraja radiata isolate CabotCenter1 chromosome 35, sAmbRad1.1.pri, whole genome shotgun sequence genomic DNA contains:
- the LOC116991868 gene encoding adhesion G protein-coupled receptor E3-like: MALKELPAVFEVEIITYVGLSASLLCLLLAIATFYICPSLKDTRCCIHRHLCLSLFMADFIFLLGISQTGNPGLCAVIAATLHYLFLAVFVSMFLEGVQLYLLVEVVFATKVPFE, encoded by the exons ATGGCTCTCAAG GAGCTGCCAGCCGTGTTTGAGGTGGAGATAATCACATACGTGGGTCTGAGCGCCTCTCTGCTCTGCCTGCTGCTGGCCATCGCCACCTTCTACATCtgcccctccctgaaggacactcGCTGCTGCATCCACCGccacctctgtctctccctcttcatGGCCGACTTCATCTTCCTGCTGGGCATCTCTCAGACTGGCAAcccg GGTCTGTGCGCAGTGATCGCCGCGACGCTGCACTATCTGTTCCTGGCGGTCTTCGTGTCGATGTTTCTAGAAGGcgtgcagctctacctgctggtgGAGGTGGTGTTCGCCACCAAGGTCCCAttcgagtag